Genomic DNA from Thermofilum sp.:
CATAGGCAGCGATGAGAGGACGTACGAGGAGGTAGCCTACCTGGGCTTTGAAGGAGGAAGGATAACGCTCATCGACATCGAGGGAAGAAAACACGTGATCGAGGGTTTCACACGCGTAGTACGCATCGACGCCAACTTCGTGAAGCACACAGTTCAGGTGGTGCTGGAGTGAGCGCAGCAGTGGCTCTCGAATACTATGTAGCGGCGATCGCCGCTCAACCGCTGGTCGGCCTTCTCGTCTACCCTCTCCAGAGGTTCTCGCACCGCCTAGCGAGGGCGCTTCCCGTCGCGAGCTCAGCTGCGCTGCTCGCTATTCTGCTGCTGGGCGTTCAAGGCGGTACTCGGGGCGTGATCCCCTTAGTCAAGCTCGACCCTCTCTCTCAGATCTTCTCGCTCATGATAGCGCTCATAGGTTTTCTCTGCATGCTCTACTCCTACGAGTACATGGCTCGCGACCCCTCGCCAGGAAGGTACTACTTCTGGATGCTCACCTTCCTCTCATCGATGCTGCTGCTCGTAATCGCTGATTCGGTGCTCCTGTTCCTGCTCGCGTGGGAGCTTACGAGCCTGTGCTCGTTCAGCTTGATTTCCCACTGGAACTTCAGGAGAGAGAGCCTAGCAGGAGCTTTCAAGGCGTTAGCTGTAACCGAGCTAGGCAGCTCACTCGTACTACTTGGTTTCGTGCTGTCTGGGGGCATAACGCTGAGCAGCGCGCTCGAGCGGGCGGGGGCTGCTGCGCAAACCCTTCTCGTTCTAGGCGCTCTCGCGAAGTCGGCACAGTACCCGTTTCTCATCTGGCTGCCTGACGCGATGGAGGCTCCTACTCCAGTCAGCGCGTACCTGCACGCAGCGGCTATGGTGAAAGCTGGGCTGTACCTCCTCGCTAGGCTTTCGGCATCGATGCAGGCGCCCGTCGCCTGGCTCACGGTGGTTATCGGCTGTGTCTCTATGCTGGCTGGAAGCTTTCTCATGCTCTTCCCCAACGATGTCAAAAGAGTGCTCGCCTACAGCACTATCTCGCACCTCGGTCTTCTAACATCCACGGTCCCTACAGCGGGCTTAGTGCCTACTCTCGTGCATTTCGTGAACCACGCTGTCGCTAAAGCGCTCCTCTTCCTCACTGCAGGAGCGGTAGAGCACGAGACGGGGAAGAGGAGCTTAACCGAGCTCGGAGGGCTGGCAGCGGGGATGCCCATTACTGCTGCCTGCTTCACTGCCGGCTTCCTGTCGCTCGCGGGGATCCCTCTCTTCGGAGGTTTCGTGAGCAAGTGGCTGGTTCTCTACAGCGCTATCGCCAGCGGGGGCCTTGGGTGGCTGCTTCTCGTATCGCTGCTTGCCTCCACTGTCTTCGCGTTCATGGGGTTAGCGAGGGTTGCCGGGGGAGTCTTTTTCGGCTCACCGGTAGAGGGGGAGAAGGCTAGAGAACCCGGGATTCCCATGTCGATACCTATGCTTGTGCTCGCCGCTGGTACTGTTCTCCTCGGAGTTTACCCAGCGCCTCTCATCGACTGGGCTGCGTTGGCTGCTGGAAAAGCACCGCCGCAAGGGACCTCGGTCCCCGCCCTGCCCTCGGGAGCTGTGGGCGCTGCCGTAGCTGCTCTCCTCCTTGGAGCGGTTGCCATTGGAGCTGTTGCATTCTTCGTCTCAAGAGGACTGCGTCCCGCAGCAGTCTACGTGTGCGGTGAGGACCCGGCTGAAGCGAGAACCTCAGGAGTCCACCTCTTCTCAGACCTCTTCAGAGCGTCGCGGAAGTACTTGTTCCTCGCCGACCCGGATGCGTGGGTAGTTCCGCTGGCTAAAAGCTTGCACACTATTCTGGAGAGAAAGCTTACGTCGAGGAAGTTCTGCATCGCAGCTACCATCTCGCTCATACTACTCATCGCTCTATCCTTCGCGGTGAGGTGAGGGGCATGGAAGCTCGGGAAGTTCTCCGCAGCCTTGAGGCTGAAGGAGTCCTAAGCGGTCTTAGGCAGCTCCGGTCGAGACGCTGGAGCGCTGCAGTAGAACCCGGGAACATCAGGCGTCTAGCTGAGCGCATGGGATCCCTGAAGGCTCACTTCTCAGCACTCACGTGCATCGACTTGGGCGACAGGTTTGAGCTGATCTACCACTTTGACCTCGAGGGAGAGCTGGTCAACGTGTCCACGCTGGTTCCTAAAGCTCTGCCGGCTTTACCCTCTATCGCGGATATTCACCCTCCGGCTGACTTCTACGAGAGAGAGGTGGCAGAAATGTTCGGTGTGAAGTTCGAGGGGGCGCCGCGGTCTGGGAGGCTTCTCCTGCCCGAGGATTGGCCTCCCGGAGAGTACCCGCTGAGGAGGTGGTAGGTGTGGCTGCCGCGATCCGCGTACCTTTCGGTCCTTACCACCTAGCGCTCGAGGAGCCTTTCAGGGTGGATATCGAGGCTGAGGGGGAGAGGGTGAGGGAAGCCGTAGTAAGGATAGGGTACGTCCATAGGGGGATCGAGTGGCTGCTTCAGAGGAAAAGGTGGTTCGAGGGCTTGAGGATAGTGGAGAGAGTTTGCTCCATATGCACGCAGGCTCACAGCCAGTGCTTCGCCCAGGGTGTGGAGGAGCTAGCCGGCGTTGAGGTGCCGGAGAAGGCGAAGTGGATCCGGATAGTGGTCGCGGAGCTTAACAGGATAGAGAGCCACCTTCTCGCGCTGGGCGTTCTCGCGCACAAAGCAGGCTTCAGCACGCTCTTCATGTACACTTGGTACGCGAGGGAAAGCATTATGGACGCTCTCGAAATGCTCACCGGGAACAGGGTTCAGTACGCGATTAACGTGCTGGGCGGGGTCAGGAGGGATGTAGACGGGAGTGTGAAAGCCGCTGTTGAGGGGAAGCTTCACGAGGCTTTAAGGCTCCTCGACCGCTTCAGGAGAGTTTTCCTCGAGGATAGGTCACTGAAGTCGAGGCTGGCGGGCGTGGGCACCTTGAGCAGGGAGGATGCGGTGAAGTTCTCTGTGGTGGGGCCTGTCCTCAGAGCTTCAGGAGTTGAATGGGATCTCAGGAGGAAGGACCCGTACCTGGCTTACGACCAATTAGAGTTTAACGTCGTCGTGAGAGATGAGGGCGACACCTACGCGAGGACAGCGGTGAGGCTCGAGGAAGTTTACGAGTCCGCGAAGATCATCCGCCAAGCTCTGCGCGAGATGCCTGAAGGGCCTTTATCGGTCCCCGTGGAGCGTGTTCCTCCCGGCTCGGTAGTGAGCAGGGTGGAGGCGCCGCGGGGAGAACTGCTCTACTGCATTGTCAGCGACGGCGGGGATACTCCTTCTCGCGTGAAGATACGCACTCCCACTTTACCCAACGTCAGAGTCCTCGAGCACATTCTCGTAGGCTGCCAGGTTGCTGACGTACCGATAATCATCGGGAGCATTGACCCGTGCATATCTTGCGAGGATAGGTGATGAGCATGGCGGAGCTGTTTCTCCTGCTAGCCTCGTTGGCCGCGGGGGTGCTTCTCATAGCTCAGCGCCGCGCCGAGTGGTTCCTCGTGTTCGCATGGCTCTCGTACCTACCTTTAGCTTTTCTCTCGCAGGCGAGGTCACTCGACGCACGCCTGCTGGCAGCCTCTCTAGGGTATCTAGCCAGCGCTACGATCTTGGTTCTCTCGCTCTCAAGCGCGCTGGGTCGAGATGTCCGCAGCCTGCGGGGAGCCGTCGGCAAGTACTCGCTGGAGGGGTGGCTTCTAGCCTTCCACATGCTTGCACTGGCCGCGCTACCACCTTTCGCTAACTTCACCTGGCTTGAGAGCTTAGCGAGGACCGCGCCGGAAATTGCTTCAGCGCTGGCAGCAGTGAGGGTCTCGTGGCTTCTCGGCTTCTCCCGCTTAGCGGTGGAAGCGATGTTTGCTCCTCCCGAGGGCGGTGGAAAGCTGCG
This window encodes:
- a CDS encoding CooT family nickel-binding protein, which produces MCESKVIIRIGSDERTYEEVAYLGFEGGRITLIDIEGRKHVIEGFTRVVRIDANFVKHTVQVVLE
- a CDS encoding NADH-quinone oxidoreductase subunit L yields the protein MSAAVALEYYVAAIAAQPLVGLLVYPLQRFSHRLARALPVASSAALLAILLLGVQGGTRGVIPLVKLDPLSQIFSLMIALIGFLCMLYSYEYMARDPSPGRYYFWMLTFLSSMLLLVIADSVLLFLLAWELTSLCSFSLISHWNFRRESLAGAFKALAVTELGSSLVLLGFVLSGGITLSSALERAGAAAQTLLVLGALAKSAQYPFLIWLPDAMEAPTPVSAYLHAAAMVKAGLYLLARLSASMQAPVAWLTVVIGCVSMLAGSFLMLFPNDVKRVLAYSTISHLGLLTSTVPTAGLVPTLVHFVNHAVAKALLFLTAGAVEHETGKRSLTELGGLAAGMPITAACFTAGFLSLAGIPLFGGFVSKWLVLYSAIASGGLGWLLLVSLLASTVFAFMGLARVAGGVFFGSPVEGEKAREPGIPMSIPMLVLAAGTVLLGVYPAPLIDWAALAAGKAPPQGTSVPALPSGAVGAAVAALLLGAVAIGAVAFFVSRGLRPAAVYVCGEDPAEARTSGVHLFSDLFRASRKYLFLADPDAWVVPLAKSLHTILERKLTSRKFCIAATISLILLIALSFAVR
- a CDS encoding NADH-quinone oxidoreductase subunit C; its protein translation is MEAREVLRSLEAEGVLSGLRQLRSRRWSAAVEPGNIRRLAERMGSLKAHFSALTCIDLGDRFELIYHFDLEGELVNVSTLVPKALPALPSIADIHPPADFYEREVAEMFGVKFEGAPRSGRLLLPEDWPPGEYPLRRW
- a CDS encoding nickel-dependent hydrogenase large subunit, yielding MAAAIRVPFGPYHLALEEPFRVDIEAEGERVREAVVRIGYVHRGIEWLLQRKRWFEGLRIVERVCSICTQAHSQCFAQGVEELAGVEVPEKAKWIRIVVAELNRIESHLLALGVLAHKAGFSTLFMYTWYARESIMDALEMLTGNRVQYAINVLGGVRRDVDGSVKAAVEGKLHEALRLLDRFRRVFLEDRSLKSRLAGVGTLSREDAVKFSVVGPVLRASGVEWDLRRKDPYLAYDQLEFNVVVRDEGDTYARTAVRLEEVYESAKIIRQALREMPEGPLSVPVERVPPGSVVSRVEAPRGELLYCIVSDGGDTPSRVKIRTPTLPNVRVLEHILVGCQVADVPIIIGSIDPCISCEDR